A stretch of the Malus sylvestris chromosome 10, drMalSylv7.2, whole genome shotgun sequence genome encodes the following:
- the LOC126585449 gene encoding phototropin-2-like isoform X1, which translates to MLSENILSGISNSNFQQVVDFLFSMEVFNLKDVGANPSNKQAADTVEIGPGSSSSTKTSAPAAKRNSITKWMAFETAQASADPKSTFATDSNEGHASNSGNNQIITAEWGVVVKSSDIGERSFKGISGRKNSSERFESSARNSEDSNHGGEMGNIPRVSNELIAALSTLQQTFVVSDATKPDCPIVYASSGFFGMTGYSSKEVIGRNCRFLQGPETDRDEVSKIRDAVKTGKSYCGRLFNYKKDGTPFWNLLTIAPIKDEQGNTIKFIGMQVEVNKYTEGVNDKALRANGLPKSLIRSDARHKESALGSIIEVVQTVKHPRSHIRVASHDTVSIHEEQDSLNLDYVLPKSAATANMITPGTQPPQSDVKGNKFHSMSSPIDAGKISRRSGRASSMGFITRSLSSASRHEKEPIIEPEVLMTIDIEPSNNWDRAERERDICQGFDLATTLERIEKNFVISDPRIPDCPIIFASDSFLELTEYTREEILGRKCCFLQRPETEQAREQREVTVQLINYTKSGKRFLNLFHLQPMRDQQGELQYFIGVQLDESGHVEPMGNRLSESTEIESAKLVKATAHNVDEAVRELPDANLRPEDLWAIHSQPVWPRPHKRESPSWTAIREITARGEKIGLRHFKPVKPLGCGNTGSVHLVELQGTGELYAMKAMEKSRMLNRNKVHRACIEREIISLLDHPFLPTLYTSFETSTHVCLISDFFSGGELFALLDQQPMKLFKEESARFYAAEVVIALEYLHCLGIVYRDLKPENILLQKDGHIVLTDFDLSFMTSCKPLIIKHQSLNNRRRSSSQPPPTFIAEPVSQSNSFVGTEDYIAPEIVTGAGHSSAIDWWALGILLYEMLYGRTPFRGKNRQRTFTNILHKDLTFPGSIPVSLAARQLINALLQRDPDTRLGSNTGANEIKQHPFFRGFNWPLIRCMSPPTFSSTH; encoded by the exons ATGCTCAGTGAAAACATTCTATCTGGGATATCAAACTCGAATTTTCAGCAG GTGGTGGATTTTCTGTTTTCAATGGAGGTCTTCAACCTGAAAGATGTTGGAGCAAACCCTAGCAACAAGCAAGCTGCTGATACTGTGGAAATTGGACCAGGAAGCAGTTCTTCAACAAAAACTTCCGCTCCTGCTGCCAAAAGGAATTCCATCACCAAGTGGATGGCATTCGAAACTGCTCAAGCTTCAGCCGATCCGAAAAGCACTTTTGCCACTGATTCAAATGAGGGGCATGCTTCCAATTCCGGCAACAACCAGATTATCACAGCTGAGTGGGGGGTTGTGGTGAAGTCATCAGATATTGGGGAACGAAGCTTTAAGGGCATATCTGGAAGAAAAAACTCTTCAGAGAGATTTGAGTCATCTGCAAGGAATTCTGAGGACTCAAATCACGGGGGTGAAATGGGAAATATTCCAAGGGTTTCTAATGAGTTGATAGCAGCTCTGTCTACACTTCAGCAGACTTTTGTTGTTTCTGATGCCACTAAGCCTGATTGCCCAATTGTGTATGCTAGTAGTGGCTTCTTTGGGATGACCGGGTATTCTTCAAAGGAGGTCATTGGCAGGAACTG CCGATTTCTTCAGGGACCGGAAACGGATCGGGATGAAGTGTCGAAAATCCGAGACGCAGTGAAGACCGGGAAAAGTTACTGCGGTAGGCTCTTCAACTacaagaaagatggaactcccTTCTGGAATCTTCTCACCATTGCCCCAATCAAAGATGAGCAAGGAAACACCATCAAATTTATTGG AATGCAGGTTGAGGTCAACAAGTACACAGAAGGGGTGAATGACAAGGCACTGAGGGCGAATGGATTGCCCAAGTCACTAATCCGCTCTGATG CTCGTCATAAGGAAAGCGCGTTAGGCTCCATCATTGAAGTTGTCCAAACAGTTAAACATCCACGTTCTCACATCCGGGTTGCGAGTCATGACACTGTCAGCATTCATGAGGAGCAGGACAGCCTCAACCTTGATTATGTACTGCCTAAATCCGCTGCAACTGCAAATATGATTACGCCTGGTACACAACCTCCTCAATCGGATGTGAAAGGCAATAAGTTTCACAGCATGAGCTCTCCTATTGATGCGGGAAAAATATCTCGAAGGTCAGGACGTGCTTCCTCCATGGG ATTTATAACAAGGTCTCTAAGCTCTGCAAGCAGGCATGAAAAAGAACCTATTATTGAACCGGAGGTTTTGATGACCATAGATATAGAGCCCTCTAACAATTGGGACCGTGCTGAAAGAGAAAGGGATATATGCCAAGGATTTGACTTGGCAACCACATTGGAACGCATTGAAAAGAACTTTGTGATTAGTGATCCTAGAATTCCTGATTGCCCCATT ATATTTGCATCTGATAGCTTCTTAGAACTGACAGAATATACCCGtgaagaaattttgggaagaaaaTGTTG TTTTCTCCAGAGACCTGAAACAGAACAAGCAAGAGAACAAAGGGAAGTTACTGTCCAGTTGATCAACTATACCAAGAGTG GAAAaaggtttttgaatttatttcatTTGCAGCCCATGCGTGACCAGCAG ggTGAACTTCAATATTTCATTGGTGTCCAACTGGATGAGAGTGGTCATGTGGAACCTATGGGAAATCGCCTATCAGAGAGCACAGAAATAGAAAGTGCTAAATTG GTCAAAGCTACCGCACACAATGTTGATGAGGCTGTCCGAGAACTTCCTGATGCCAACTTG AGACCAGAAGATTTATGGGCAATTCATTCTCAACCTGTCTGGCCAAGGCCTCACAAAAGGGAGAGTCCTTCTTGGACAGCAATACGGGAG ATTACTGCTCGTGGTGAAAAAATTGGTCTACGTCATTTTAAGCCTGTAAAACCATTGGGATGTGGTAATACTGGAAG TGTACATTTGGTGGAACTACAAGGTACAGGTGAACTGTATGCTATGAAGGCAATGGAGAAGTCAAGAATGTTGAACCGCAACAAG GTTCACCGAGCATGCATTGAGAGGGAGATAATTTCACTACTCGACCATCCTTTTCTCCCCACACTTTACACTTCATTTGAG ACCTCCACACACGTTTGTTTGATATCAGACTTTTTCAGTGGAGGAGAGTTATTTGCTTTGCTTGACCAGCAGCCAATGAAATTATTTAAGGAGGAATCTGCGAG GTTTTATGCGGCAGAGGTGGTTATCGCCTTGGAATATCTTCACTGTCTAG GAATAGTATATCGCGACCTTAAGCCTGAAAATATTTTACTCCAGAAGGATGGGCATATTGTTTTAACAGATTTTGATTTATCATTTATGACATCGTGTAAACCCCTG ATTATAAAGCATCAATCGCTTAACAATAGAAGACGGTCGAGCAGTCAACCACCACCAACATTTATTGCAGAACCAGTCTCACAATCAAATTCATTTGTCGGAACTGAAGATTACATTGCTCCT GAAATTGTTACTGGTGCAGGCCACAGCAGTGCTATTGATTGGTGGGCTCTTG GTATTTTGTTGTATGAGATGCTGTATGGCCGTACACCTTTCAGGGGCAAAAATAGGCAGAGGACATTCACCAACATCCTGCACAAAGATCTCACGTTTCCAGGCAGTATTCCG GTAAGCCTTGCAGCACGGCAGTTGATCAATGCATTGTTGCAAAGAGACCCGGACACACGTTTAGGATCCAATACTGGTGCAAATGAAATCAAGCAACATCCTTTCTTCCGTGGATTTAATTGGCCTTTGATTCGTTGCATG AGCCCTCCGACATTCTCTTCAACCCATTGA
- the LOC126585449 gene encoding phototropin-2-like isoform X4, translating into MLSENILSGISNSNFQQVVDFLFSMEVFNLKDVGANPSNKQAADTVEIGPGSSSSTKTSAPAAKRNSITKWMAFETAQASADPKSTFATDSNEGHASNSGNNQIITAEWGVVVKSSDIGERSFKGISGRKNSSERFESSARNSEDSNHGGEMGNIPRVSNELIAALSTLQQTFVVSDATKPDCPIVYASSGFFGMTGYSSKEVIGRNCRFLQGPETDRDEVSKIRDAVKTGKSYCGRLFNYKKDGTPFWNLLTIAPIKDEQGNTIKFIGMQVEVNKYTEGVNDKALRANGLPKSLIRSDARHKESALGSIIEVVQTVKHPRSHIRVASHDTVSIHEEQDSLNLDYVLPKSAATANMITPGTQPPQSDVKGNKFHSMSSPIDAGKISRRSGRASSMGFITRSLSSASRHEKEPIIEPEVLMTIDIEPSNNWDRAERERDICQGFDLATTLERIEKNFVISDPRIPDCPIIFASDSFLELTEYTREEILGRKCCFLQRPETEQAREQREVTVQLINYTKSGKRFLNLFHLQPMRDQQGELQYFIGVQLDESGHVEPMGNRLSESTEIESAKLVKATAHNVDEAVRELPDANLRPEDLWAIHSQPVWPRPHKRESPSWTAIREITARGEKIGLRHFKPVKPLGCGNTGSVHLVELQGTGELYAMKAMEKSRMLNRNKVHRACIEREIISLLDHPFLPTLYTSFETSTHVCLISDFFSGGELFALLDQQPMKLFKEESARFYAAEVVIALEYLHCLGIVYRDLKPENILLQKDGHIVLTDFDLSFMTSCKPLIIKHQSLNNRRRSSSQPPPTFIAEPVSQSNSFVGTEDYIAPATAVLLIGGLLVFCCMRCCMAVHLSGAKIGRGHSPTSCTKISRFQAVFR; encoded by the exons ATGCTCAGTGAAAACATTCTATCTGGGATATCAAACTCGAATTTTCAGCAG GTGGTGGATTTTCTGTTTTCAATGGAGGTCTTCAACCTGAAAGATGTTGGAGCAAACCCTAGCAACAAGCAAGCTGCTGATACTGTGGAAATTGGACCAGGAAGCAGTTCTTCAACAAAAACTTCCGCTCCTGCTGCCAAAAGGAATTCCATCACCAAGTGGATGGCATTCGAAACTGCTCAAGCTTCAGCCGATCCGAAAAGCACTTTTGCCACTGATTCAAATGAGGGGCATGCTTCCAATTCCGGCAACAACCAGATTATCACAGCTGAGTGGGGGGTTGTGGTGAAGTCATCAGATATTGGGGAACGAAGCTTTAAGGGCATATCTGGAAGAAAAAACTCTTCAGAGAGATTTGAGTCATCTGCAAGGAATTCTGAGGACTCAAATCACGGGGGTGAAATGGGAAATATTCCAAGGGTTTCTAATGAGTTGATAGCAGCTCTGTCTACACTTCAGCAGACTTTTGTTGTTTCTGATGCCACTAAGCCTGATTGCCCAATTGTGTATGCTAGTAGTGGCTTCTTTGGGATGACCGGGTATTCTTCAAAGGAGGTCATTGGCAGGAACTG CCGATTTCTTCAGGGACCGGAAACGGATCGGGATGAAGTGTCGAAAATCCGAGACGCAGTGAAGACCGGGAAAAGTTACTGCGGTAGGCTCTTCAACTacaagaaagatggaactcccTTCTGGAATCTTCTCACCATTGCCCCAATCAAAGATGAGCAAGGAAACACCATCAAATTTATTGG AATGCAGGTTGAGGTCAACAAGTACACAGAAGGGGTGAATGACAAGGCACTGAGGGCGAATGGATTGCCCAAGTCACTAATCCGCTCTGATG CTCGTCATAAGGAAAGCGCGTTAGGCTCCATCATTGAAGTTGTCCAAACAGTTAAACATCCACGTTCTCACATCCGGGTTGCGAGTCATGACACTGTCAGCATTCATGAGGAGCAGGACAGCCTCAACCTTGATTATGTACTGCCTAAATCCGCTGCAACTGCAAATATGATTACGCCTGGTACACAACCTCCTCAATCGGATGTGAAAGGCAATAAGTTTCACAGCATGAGCTCTCCTATTGATGCGGGAAAAATATCTCGAAGGTCAGGACGTGCTTCCTCCATGGG ATTTATAACAAGGTCTCTAAGCTCTGCAAGCAGGCATGAAAAAGAACCTATTATTGAACCGGAGGTTTTGATGACCATAGATATAGAGCCCTCTAACAATTGGGACCGTGCTGAAAGAGAAAGGGATATATGCCAAGGATTTGACTTGGCAACCACATTGGAACGCATTGAAAAGAACTTTGTGATTAGTGATCCTAGAATTCCTGATTGCCCCATT ATATTTGCATCTGATAGCTTCTTAGAACTGACAGAATATACCCGtgaagaaattttgggaagaaaaTGTTG TTTTCTCCAGAGACCTGAAACAGAACAAGCAAGAGAACAAAGGGAAGTTACTGTCCAGTTGATCAACTATACCAAGAGTG GAAAaaggtttttgaatttatttcatTTGCAGCCCATGCGTGACCAGCAG ggTGAACTTCAATATTTCATTGGTGTCCAACTGGATGAGAGTGGTCATGTGGAACCTATGGGAAATCGCCTATCAGAGAGCACAGAAATAGAAAGTGCTAAATTG GTCAAAGCTACCGCACACAATGTTGATGAGGCTGTCCGAGAACTTCCTGATGCCAACTTG AGACCAGAAGATTTATGGGCAATTCATTCTCAACCTGTCTGGCCAAGGCCTCACAAAAGGGAGAGTCCTTCTTGGACAGCAATACGGGAG ATTACTGCTCGTGGTGAAAAAATTGGTCTACGTCATTTTAAGCCTGTAAAACCATTGGGATGTGGTAATACTGGAAG TGTACATTTGGTGGAACTACAAGGTACAGGTGAACTGTATGCTATGAAGGCAATGGAGAAGTCAAGAATGTTGAACCGCAACAAG GTTCACCGAGCATGCATTGAGAGGGAGATAATTTCACTACTCGACCATCCTTTTCTCCCCACACTTTACACTTCATTTGAG ACCTCCACACACGTTTGTTTGATATCAGACTTTTTCAGTGGAGGAGAGTTATTTGCTTTGCTTGACCAGCAGCCAATGAAATTATTTAAGGAGGAATCTGCGAG GTTTTATGCGGCAGAGGTGGTTATCGCCTTGGAATATCTTCACTGTCTAG GAATAGTATATCGCGACCTTAAGCCTGAAAATATTTTACTCCAGAAGGATGGGCATATTGTTTTAACAGATTTTGATTTATCATTTATGACATCGTGTAAACCCCTG ATTATAAAGCATCAATCGCTTAACAATAGAAGACGGTCGAGCAGTCAACCACCACCAACATTTATTGCAGAACCAGTCTCACAATCAAATTCATTTGTCGGAACTGAAGATTACATTGCTCCT GCCACAGCAGTGCTATTGATTGGTGGGCTCTTG GTATTTTGTTGTATGAGATGCTGTATGGCCGTACACCTTTCAGGGGCAAAAATAGGCAGAGGACATTCACCAACATCCTGCACAAAGATCTCACGTTTCCAGGCAGTATTCCG GTAA
- the LOC126585449 gene encoding phototropin-2-like isoform X3 codes for MVVDFLFSMEVFNLKDVGANPSNKQAADTVEIGPGSSSSTKTSAPAAKRNSITKWMAFETAQASADPKSTFATDSNEGHASNSGNNQIITAEWGVVVKSSDIGERSFKGISGRKNSSERFESSARNSEDSNHGGEMGNIPRVSNELIAALSTLQQTFVVSDATKPDCPIVYASSGFFGMTGYSSKEVIGRNCRFLQGPETDRDEVSKIRDAVKTGKSYCGRLFNYKKDGTPFWNLLTIAPIKDEQGNTIKFIGMQVEVNKYTEGVNDKALRANGLPKSLIRSDARHKESALGSIIEVVQTVKHPRSHIRVASHDTVSIHEEQDSLNLDYVLPKSAATANMITPGTQPPQSDVKGNKFHSMSSPIDAGKISRRSGRASSMGFITRSLSSASRHEKEPIIEPEVLMTIDIEPSNNWDRAERERDICQGFDLATTLERIEKNFVISDPRIPDCPIIFASDSFLELTEYTREEILGRKCCFLQRPETEQAREQREVTVQLINYTKSGKRFLNLFHLQPMRDQQGELQYFIGVQLDESGHVEPMGNRLSESTEIESAKLVKATAHNVDEAVRELPDANLRPEDLWAIHSQPVWPRPHKRESPSWTAIREITARGEKIGLRHFKPVKPLGCGNTGSVHLVELQGTGELYAMKAMEKSRMLNRNKVHRACIEREIISLLDHPFLPTLYTSFETSTHVCLISDFFSGGELFALLDQQPMKLFKEESARFYAAEVVIALEYLHCLGIVYRDLKPENILLQKDGHIVLTDFDLSFMTSCKPLIIKHQSLNNRRRSSSQPPPTFIAEPVSQSNSFVGTEDYIAPEIVTGAGHSSAIDWWALGILLYEMLYGRTPFRGKNRQRTFTNILHKDLTFPGSIPVSLAARQLINALLQRDPDTRLGSNTGANEIKQHPFFRGFNWPLIRCMSPPTFSSTH; via the exons ATG GTGGTGGATTTTCTGTTTTCAATGGAGGTCTTCAACCTGAAAGATGTTGGAGCAAACCCTAGCAACAAGCAAGCTGCTGATACTGTGGAAATTGGACCAGGAAGCAGTTCTTCAACAAAAACTTCCGCTCCTGCTGCCAAAAGGAATTCCATCACCAAGTGGATGGCATTCGAAACTGCTCAAGCTTCAGCCGATCCGAAAAGCACTTTTGCCACTGATTCAAATGAGGGGCATGCTTCCAATTCCGGCAACAACCAGATTATCACAGCTGAGTGGGGGGTTGTGGTGAAGTCATCAGATATTGGGGAACGAAGCTTTAAGGGCATATCTGGAAGAAAAAACTCTTCAGAGAGATTTGAGTCATCTGCAAGGAATTCTGAGGACTCAAATCACGGGGGTGAAATGGGAAATATTCCAAGGGTTTCTAATGAGTTGATAGCAGCTCTGTCTACACTTCAGCAGACTTTTGTTGTTTCTGATGCCACTAAGCCTGATTGCCCAATTGTGTATGCTAGTAGTGGCTTCTTTGGGATGACCGGGTATTCTTCAAAGGAGGTCATTGGCAGGAACTG CCGATTTCTTCAGGGACCGGAAACGGATCGGGATGAAGTGTCGAAAATCCGAGACGCAGTGAAGACCGGGAAAAGTTACTGCGGTAGGCTCTTCAACTacaagaaagatggaactcccTTCTGGAATCTTCTCACCATTGCCCCAATCAAAGATGAGCAAGGAAACACCATCAAATTTATTGG AATGCAGGTTGAGGTCAACAAGTACACAGAAGGGGTGAATGACAAGGCACTGAGGGCGAATGGATTGCCCAAGTCACTAATCCGCTCTGATG CTCGTCATAAGGAAAGCGCGTTAGGCTCCATCATTGAAGTTGTCCAAACAGTTAAACATCCACGTTCTCACATCCGGGTTGCGAGTCATGACACTGTCAGCATTCATGAGGAGCAGGACAGCCTCAACCTTGATTATGTACTGCCTAAATCCGCTGCAACTGCAAATATGATTACGCCTGGTACACAACCTCCTCAATCGGATGTGAAAGGCAATAAGTTTCACAGCATGAGCTCTCCTATTGATGCGGGAAAAATATCTCGAAGGTCAGGACGTGCTTCCTCCATGGG ATTTATAACAAGGTCTCTAAGCTCTGCAAGCAGGCATGAAAAAGAACCTATTATTGAACCGGAGGTTTTGATGACCATAGATATAGAGCCCTCTAACAATTGGGACCGTGCTGAAAGAGAAAGGGATATATGCCAAGGATTTGACTTGGCAACCACATTGGAACGCATTGAAAAGAACTTTGTGATTAGTGATCCTAGAATTCCTGATTGCCCCATT ATATTTGCATCTGATAGCTTCTTAGAACTGACAGAATATACCCGtgaagaaattttgggaagaaaaTGTTG TTTTCTCCAGAGACCTGAAACAGAACAAGCAAGAGAACAAAGGGAAGTTACTGTCCAGTTGATCAACTATACCAAGAGTG GAAAaaggtttttgaatttatttcatTTGCAGCCCATGCGTGACCAGCAG ggTGAACTTCAATATTTCATTGGTGTCCAACTGGATGAGAGTGGTCATGTGGAACCTATGGGAAATCGCCTATCAGAGAGCACAGAAATAGAAAGTGCTAAATTG GTCAAAGCTACCGCACACAATGTTGATGAGGCTGTCCGAGAACTTCCTGATGCCAACTTG AGACCAGAAGATTTATGGGCAATTCATTCTCAACCTGTCTGGCCAAGGCCTCACAAAAGGGAGAGTCCTTCTTGGACAGCAATACGGGAG ATTACTGCTCGTGGTGAAAAAATTGGTCTACGTCATTTTAAGCCTGTAAAACCATTGGGATGTGGTAATACTGGAAG TGTACATTTGGTGGAACTACAAGGTACAGGTGAACTGTATGCTATGAAGGCAATGGAGAAGTCAAGAATGTTGAACCGCAACAAG GTTCACCGAGCATGCATTGAGAGGGAGATAATTTCACTACTCGACCATCCTTTTCTCCCCACACTTTACACTTCATTTGAG ACCTCCACACACGTTTGTTTGATATCAGACTTTTTCAGTGGAGGAGAGTTATTTGCTTTGCTTGACCAGCAGCCAATGAAATTATTTAAGGAGGAATCTGCGAG GTTTTATGCGGCAGAGGTGGTTATCGCCTTGGAATATCTTCACTGTCTAG GAATAGTATATCGCGACCTTAAGCCTGAAAATATTTTACTCCAGAAGGATGGGCATATTGTTTTAACAGATTTTGATTTATCATTTATGACATCGTGTAAACCCCTG ATTATAAAGCATCAATCGCTTAACAATAGAAGACGGTCGAGCAGTCAACCACCACCAACATTTATTGCAGAACCAGTCTCACAATCAAATTCATTTGTCGGAACTGAAGATTACATTGCTCCT GAAATTGTTACTGGTGCAGGCCACAGCAGTGCTATTGATTGGTGGGCTCTTG GTATTTTGTTGTATGAGATGCTGTATGGCCGTACACCTTTCAGGGGCAAAAATAGGCAGAGGACATTCACCAACATCCTGCACAAAGATCTCACGTTTCCAGGCAGTATTCCG GTAAGCCTTGCAGCACGGCAGTTGATCAATGCATTGTTGCAAAGAGACCCGGACACACGTTTAGGATCCAATACTGGTGCAAATGAAATCAAGCAACATCCTTTCTTCCGTGGATTTAATTGGCCTTTGATTCGTTGCATG AGCCCTCCGACATTCTCTTCAACCCATTGA
- the LOC126585449 gene encoding phototropin-2-like isoform X2: MLSENILSGISNSNFQQVVDFLFSMEVFNLKDVGANPSNKQAADTVEIGPGSSSSTKTSAPAAKRNSITKWMAFETAQASADPKSTFATDSNEGHASNSGNNQIITAEWGVVVKSSDIGERSFKGISGRKNSSERFESSARNSEDSNHGGEMGNIPRVSNELIAALSTLQQTFVVSDATKPDCPIVYASSGFFGMTGYSSKEVIGRNCRFLQGPETDRDEVSKIRDAVKTGKSYCGRLFNYKKDGTPFWNLLTIAPIKDEQGNTIKFIGMQVEVNKYTEGVNDKALRANGLPKSLIRSDARHKESALGSIIEVVQTVKHPRSHIRVASHDTVSIHEEQDSLNLDYVLPKSAATANMITPGTQPPQSDVKGNKFHSMSSPIDAGKISRRFITRSLSSASRHEKEPIIEPEVLMTIDIEPSNNWDRAERERDICQGFDLATTLERIEKNFVISDPRIPDCPIIFASDSFLELTEYTREEILGRKCCFLQRPETEQAREQREVTVQLINYTKSGKRFLNLFHLQPMRDQQGELQYFIGVQLDESGHVEPMGNRLSESTEIESAKLVKATAHNVDEAVRELPDANLRPEDLWAIHSQPVWPRPHKRESPSWTAIREITARGEKIGLRHFKPVKPLGCGNTGSVHLVELQGTGELYAMKAMEKSRMLNRNKVHRACIEREIISLLDHPFLPTLYTSFETSTHVCLISDFFSGGELFALLDQQPMKLFKEESARFYAAEVVIALEYLHCLGIVYRDLKPENILLQKDGHIVLTDFDLSFMTSCKPLIIKHQSLNNRRRSSSQPPPTFIAEPVSQSNSFVGTEDYIAPEIVTGAGHSSAIDWWALGILLYEMLYGRTPFRGKNRQRTFTNILHKDLTFPGSIPVSLAARQLINALLQRDPDTRLGSNTGANEIKQHPFFRGFNWPLIRCMSPPTFSSTH; encoded by the exons ATGCTCAGTGAAAACATTCTATCTGGGATATCAAACTCGAATTTTCAGCAG GTGGTGGATTTTCTGTTTTCAATGGAGGTCTTCAACCTGAAAGATGTTGGAGCAAACCCTAGCAACAAGCAAGCTGCTGATACTGTGGAAATTGGACCAGGAAGCAGTTCTTCAACAAAAACTTCCGCTCCTGCTGCCAAAAGGAATTCCATCACCAAGTGGATGGCATTCGAAACTGCTCAAGCTTCAGCCGATCCGAAAAGCACTTTTGCCACTGATTCAAATGAGGGGCATGCTTCCAATTCCGGCAACAACCAGATTATCACAGCTGAGTGGGGGGTTGTGGTGAAGTCATCAGATATTGGGGAACGAAGCTTTAAGGGCATATCTGGAAGAAAAAACTCTTCAGAGAGATTTGAGTCATCTGCAAGGAATTCTGAGGACTCAAATCACGGGGGTGAAATGGGAAATATTCCAAGGGTTTCTAATGAGTTGATAGCAGCTCTGTCTACACTTCAGCAGACTTTTGTTGTTTCTGATGCCACTAAGCCTGATTGCCCAATTGTGTATGCTAGTAGTGGCTTCTTTGGGATGACCGGGTATTCTTCAAAGGAGGTCATTGGCAGGAACTG CCGATTTCTTCAGGGACCGGAAACGGATCGGGATGAAGTGTCGAAAATCCGAGACGCAGTGAAGACCGGGAAAAGTTACTGCGGTAGGCTCTTCAACTacaagaaagatggaactcccTTCTGGAATCTTCTCACCATTGCCCCAATCAAAGATGAGCAAGGAAACACCATCAAATTTATTGG AATGCAGGTTGAGGTCAACAAGTACACAGAAGGGGTGAATGACAAGGCACTGAGGGCGAATGGATTGCCCAAGTCACTAATCCGCTCTGATG CTCGTCATAAGGAAAGCGCGTTAGGCTCCATCATTGAAGTTGTCCAAACAGTTAAACATCCACGTTCTCACATCCGGGTTGCGAGTCATGACACTGTCAGCATTCATGAGGAGCAGGACAGCCTCAACCTTGATTATGTACTGCCTAAATCCGCTGCAACTGCAAATATGATTACGCCTGGTACACAACCTCCTCAATCGGATGTGAAAGGCAATAAGTTTCACAGCATGAGCTCTCCTATTGATGCGGGAAAAATATCTCGAAG ATTTATAACAAGGTCTCTAAGCTCTGCAAGCAGGCATGAAAAAGAACCTATTATTGAACCGGAGGTTTTGATGACCATAGATATAGAGCCCTCTAACAATTGGGACCGTGCTGAAAGAGAAAGGGATATATGCCAAGGATTTGACTTGGCAACCACATTGGAACGCATTGAAAAGAACTTTGTGATTAGTGATCCTAGAATTCCTGATTGCCCCATT ATATTTGCATCTGATAGCTTCTTAGAACTGACAGAATATACCCGtgaagaaattttgggaagaaaaTGTTG TTTTCTCCAGAGACCTGAAACAGAACAAGCAAGAGAACAAAGGGAAGTTACTGTCCAGTTGATCAACTATACCAAGAGTG GAAAaaggtttttgaatttatttcatTTGCAGCCCATGCGTGACCAGCAG ggTGAACTTCAATATTTCATTGGTGTCCAACTGGATGAGAGTGGTCATGTGGAACCTATGGGAAATCGCCTATCAGAGAGCACAGAAATAGAAAGTGCTAAATTG GTCAAAGCTACCGCACACAATGTTGATGAGGCTGTCCGAGAACTTCCTGATGCCAACTTG AGACCAGAAGATTTATGGGCAATTCATTCTCAACCTGTCTGGCCAAGGCCTCACAAAAGGGAGAGTCCTTCTTGGACAGCAATACGGGAG ATTACTGCTCGTGGTGAAAAAATTGGTCTACGTCATTTTAAGCCTGTAAAACCATTGGGATGTGGTAATACTGGAAG TGTACATTTGGTGGAACTACAAGGTACAGGTGAACTGTATGCTATGAAGGCAATGGAGAAGTCAAGAATGTTGAACCGCAACAAG GTTCACCGAGCATGCATTGAGAGGGAGATAATTTCACTACTCGACCATCCTTTTCTCCCCACACTTTACACTTCATTTGAG ACCTCCACACACGTTTGTTTGATATCAGACTTTTTCAGTGGAGGAGAGTTATTTGCTTTGCTTGACCAGCAGCCAATGAAATTATTTAAGGAGGAATCTGCGAG GTTTTATGCGGCAGAGGTGGTTATCGCCTTGGAATATCTTCACTGTCTAG GAATAGTATATCGCGACCTTAAGCCTGAAAATATTTTACTCCAGAAGGATGGGCATATTGTTTTAACAGATTTTGATTTATCATTTATGACATCGTGTAAACCCCTG ATTATAAAGCATCAATCGCTTAACAATAGAAGACGGTCGAGCAGTCAACCACCACCAACATTTATTGCAGAACCAGTCTCACAATCAAATTCATTTGTCGGAACTGAAGATTACATTGCTCCT GAAATTGTTACTGGTGCAGGCCACAGCAGTGCTATTGATTGGTGGGCTCTTG GTATTTTGTTGTATGAGATGCTGTATGGCCGTACACCTTTCAGGGGCAAAAATAGGCAGAGGACATTCACCAACATCCTGCACAAAGATCTCACGTTTCCAGGCAGTATTCCG GTAAGCCTTGCAGCACGGCAGTTGATCAATGCATTGTTGCAAAGAGACCCGGACACACGTTTAGGATCCAATACTGGTGCAAATGAAATCAAGCAACATCCTTTCTTCCGTGGATTTAATTGGCCTTTGATTCGTTGCATG AGCCCTCCGACATTCTCTTCAACCCATTGA